CGTAGGTATCCCCTTCGAATTTGTAGTTGATGGTCACCGATCGCGCTTTCACGGTGATGCCACGTTCGCGTTCGATATCCAGATCGTCCAGGATCTGTTGCCGAAATTCACGTTCGGTAATTGTCCCGCTCTTCAGCAACAACTGATCGGCCAGTGTGCTCTTGCCATGGTCGATGTGAGCAATGATGCTGAAATTGCGAATGAACTTCGGGTCCATAATTCGTGCGACAACGTTGAAAGGGTTGTTTCGGCGATTTCTGTCGAAAATGACCGGGCAAAACTGCCGCGTATGTTACGGAAGGCAGTAGGCATCGGTCGAGCGTCGAATTCGCAGAATCCTGCCGCAGAGAACAAGCTCACCGATGGGCCCTTTGCGGAGAAATTGCCGGATTTCCCCGAAATGTTGCAAATGGCTGCTTGCGGTGGTGAGCGACGGAAATCGCTCGATTACCACCGTGACAGAAGAAAGGCTGTTCTGCGACGGATCGTCGGGGCCAGTGACCTCGTGCAAATCCACAAACATTTCGCTTCATTTGATGAACCCCGGGGGCGGTTCGCTACACTGACGGCCCCCTGCTCTTCCCACCCGGAAACGCCGAGGGGCAAAATCGACATCATCCGAAACCCTGAATTCATTTGGATTCACTATGTCCAGAGTCCTGAAACGATTCGAATCGGTTTGCCTTCTGTTGCTTGTTTGTTTCCTGATATTCAGTTGCAGAGTGCGTGCAGAAGGTCGTGATTCCACAACGGACAAACGCCCCTGGCCTCTGGAAGCATGGAAGAACGTTCCTTCGTACCGATGGGTCAATGACACGGCACCGATTCGCTCACTTCTCTACACAAATGAATCTTTTAACGGGAAGCCAACAGAGGTTTTTGCCTTCTACGCTACACCGGGGAGTCTCGCTGGCAACCCGCAACTGGATCGTAACCTCCCGGCGGTCGTGTTGATTCATGGCGGTGGGGGCACCGCCTTCGCAGAGTGGGTTCAGCTTTGGGCAAAACGAGGCTACGCTGCCATTGCGATGGATCTTTCCGGAAGGCAACCGGCGGCTCCTGAATTTGATCCGGACACACAAGAATTGATCGTCGTACGTGACCATCGAAAGATTATTCGTACTCGGCTGCCAAATGGCGGACCCGAACACGGCCACACTGAAAAATTTCAGAATGTTGGCGGCGATCTCAGCGATGACTGGCAGTTTCATTCTGTCGCTGCCGTGATGCGGGCTCATTCGTTGCTTCGTAACTGGCCGGAAATTGATCGTAATAAGACTGCCGTAACCGGCATCAGCTGGGGCGGCTATATGACGTGCCTTGTTGCGTCTCTCGACGATCGATTTCAGGCAGCAGTGCCTGTTTACGGATGCGGGTTTCTTTACGAAGGTGAATCTGTACAGAAAAAACAAATTGATTCTCTGAGTCAATCCCAGAGAGAGGACTGGATCAACAACTATGACCCATCAGCCTGGTTGCCACAGTGCCGGGTTCCCATTTTGTTCGTGAACGGAACAAACGACGTTCATTATCCCTTGAACAGCTATTCTCGCAGTTTCGATCTGGTGCCAGGCTCAAAGCAGATTCGAATTGAAGTCGATATGCGTCACGGTCATCCACCGGGATGGGAACCAAAGGAAATCGGTGTTTTTATCGACCATCATCTGCTGGGAACAGAAGCCTTGCCGACATTCGGGAAACCTGTCCAGAAGGGAAGCGAAGTCATTGTTCAACTGTCGAGCGTCGTACCAATCGATCGAGTGCAACTTCACTACACGACGGACGATGGGTTGCTGTCAGGTCGAAAGTGGCAATCGGTCGACGCGCAATTTCAGGCTGACAGGAATGAGGTGACAGCGAAGCTCCCGGATTCTGCCACCGTTGCATTGCTTTCAGCGACTGACAATCGTGGGGCTATGGTTTCAACCGAAGTGATTTTCTGCAAATAATAATCATCGCGTCACTTCGAATGCTCTGGTGCAAACCTCACGGGACACCAGGCGTGCCATCCAATTTGTTCATGACATCCAGCCGGGACGACTTTGTGGCCACAGACGATTGTAAGCCAGTGACCGAAGAAGTAACTGCAAGCACCCACCAGTTTCGTCCCTGTGACGAATCGGGCGACGCTGCGCCAAAAGAATTGAATGGTCTCACCACGGGAGTTTCAGGCAACGAACCGCATCAGGTGCCCCCGGAGGATGATGCATCGGCGGAACCGTCCCGAATGGTCCGGGAAAGAGACCTCGGCCCACAGCCAATTGCTGATCTGATGAAAGAACTCGGCATTAAACCTCACGATCTGGTGGCAGCTTCAACCGAACAGATCACGCACAAGATGGTTTCGCGAGCGATGAAGGGGCGATGGCTGACTCGCAACACAATGAACAAAGTGATTCAGGCATTCAATTCTGCTTCCGGGCAGCATCGAAAACGCAGCGATCTGTTTAACTATTAAAGTATCCGGGCCCTCGGCACGGACAGACACCCAGATTACCCCTGTTGCATGCCTGCATGGTTCGCGACCCTGTAGAGCCGGACCCCGCGATAAGGGACCCCGCAATATCGGACCCTGTAAAGCCGGACGTTGTAAAACAATTGTAAAGCAGTCCGTTTCATTTCCTCCTGATCTTTGAGGCTGCGTACGAGAACTCTATCGTGCAGTCGTTCCGAAGAGTTGACACTGGGGGAAAAGAAGATGCGTTACCTGTCACTGATGCTTGCTGGTTGCTTGCTTGGAAACATTGTCCCGTCATCGAACGCTCAGGCACCTGACAATTCGGCGTCAGATGAGCGACCCGCAGATGGTATGGGGTATGCCTACATCGACGACGACGATCGGCGATCGCTTGCTGATCTGGGGTTCCGTATTGACAAAGAACAGTCTCAAAACCTGAAGATAAGGATCTCTGCGACCGGCGCGAACGTCGAACCAATTGGCGGTTACCGGGGAATTCAGGGAAGCAACCGCTACACCGCTGAGGAACTGGGACTGATCCTCAGTGGTCAACATATTGTCCGAGTTGTCACGGAATTCGATAATGGCACCGTTGTCACGGGGCGAGTTCTGGAAGGACGCTGGGGCAGAATTCCGGAGCGGAAACTGGGGTCCGATAACAGGATCGATTTTCTGGCAACAACAACAGAAATGTTTCCACTGGAAATTACGATTGACCCGCAGACTCAATCCACAGGATTTCGGCGGACCATTGTGATGCTGAATGGTCGCCCTCGCTTACGGTGTCTCTACAACATCGTCGATGGTCAGATTCGCAACCTGGAAGTGCAGAGTCTTGGTGGACACGGTCTTCTTGTACAACAAAAGACCTTGCGGCACCCACATAGCGAATTACCGATGGACGACACGGCTGCAGGGAAAACGGTTCTGACGTCCGTGGAAACGGCCAGGGAACCCGTGAGTCGGTCAGAATGGAATGCGAGGGACATGGAAGGACGCTGGGCATTGATCGCGAATCAGGTCGCGCAGGATTCTTCAACCGCCGGAATCTGGGTCGAATACCTGAAGCAAGAGAAAGAATTTCAATTGCTTGAATGGATGGCGATTTACATTCCGGATGCGTTTAAGTCATACGGCGCCGGCGCGGCTCTGTACGAACTTGACGCTCCGCAATGGATTCGAGTGTCCGCCTGGCATTGCAACACAGCCCCCTACCTTGGGCATGGAGAGCAGGCTGCCCAATCACTGCTCACAGCAAAGCCGGGGCTTGCAGAAGACTGGCTCGCGAGGCACAAAGAAAACATCGATGTGTGGAGCGGGGCTATTGATGCGTACTACAAACAATTCAAGTCCGACAAACTTGCAAGACAGGATTCATCGAAGTATCTGCCCCCTCTGCAGCCAGCCAATGTCTTCGCCCACTTGAACAGTACCGATCCTGTCGTCGACTTTGGGCATCGTAAGACCGCTGTGACGGGTGAGCTCTACAGACATCAGCTCATCCG
This genomic interval from Planctomycetaceae bacterium contains the following:
- a CDS encoding prolyl oligopeptidase family serine peptidase — protein: MSRVLKRFESVCLLLLVCFLIFSCRVRAEGRDSTTDKRPWPLEAWKNVPSYRWVNDTAPIRSLLYTNESFNGKPTEVFAFYATPGSLAGNPQLDRNLPAVVLIHGGGGTAFAEWVQLWAKRGYAAIAMDLSGRQPAAPEFDPDTQELIVVRDHRKIIRTRLPNGGPEHGHTEKFQNVGGDLSDDWQFHSVAAVMRAHSLLRNWPEIDRNKTAVTGISWGGYMTCLVASLDDRFQAAVPVYGCGFLYEGESVQKKQIDSLSQSQREDWINNYDPSAWLPQCRVPILFVNGTNDVHYPLNSYSRSFDLVPGSKQIRIEVDMRHGHPPGWEPKEIGVFIDHHLLGTEALPTFGKPVQKGSEVIVQLSSVVPIDRVQLHYTTDDGLLSGRKWQSVDAQFQADRNEVTAKLPDSATVALLSATDNRGAMVSTEVIFCK